In the Sandaracinus amylolyticus genome, GGGGTACGCCGTGCAGCCGAGCATCTCGTCGCAGCGCAGCCGCCACTCGATGTAGGCGTACACACCGGCCGGGCCGGAGTCGGTGCAGCTGGTGAGCGAGGCCGCGATCGTGGCCGCGAGGAAGACGAAGCGTGCGTGGCGCATGGGTTCTCCTGGGCAGAGGCTAGCAAAAGCCCCGTCGCGACCGCTACTTGCAGCGCGGAGCCCCGGGCCCGGAGCTCCGCGCGCCCGTCCTCTCAGCTCGCGCGGCGCGCCGCGTCGAGCGCGCGCTCGAGGTCGCCGTGGAGATCGTCGTGCGCCTCGACACCGCACGAGATGCGGATGAGCCCGTCGTGGATGCCGAGCGCGGCGCGCTGGGCCGCGGGGATCGAGCCGTGCGTCATGATCGCGGGCAGCTCGATCAGCGACTCGACGCCGCCGAGGCTCTCGGCGCACACGAAGATCTCGACGGTCTCGAGCAGCGCGCGCGCCGCGGGCATGCCGCCCTTCACGACGAACGAGATCATCCCGCCGGGGCCCTTCATCTGGCGGTTCGCGAGCGCGTGCTGGGGGTGCGACGCGAGCCCCGGGTAGTGCACCTTCTCGACCTGCGGGTGCGCCTCGAGCCACGCCGCGATCGAGCGCGCGCTCTCGACGTGGCGCTGCATGCGCAGGTGCAGCGTCTTCACGCCGCGCAGCACCATGTAGCAGTCGAAGGGACCGGGGACGCCGCCCATCGCGTTCTGCAGGAAGCCGACGCGCTGCGCGAGCTCGTCGTCGCTCGTGATGACCACGCCGCCGACCACGTCGCTGTGGCCGTTGAGGTACTTCGTCGTCGAGTGCACGACCGCGTGCGCGCCGAGCTCGAGCGGGCGCTGGAGCACCGGCGTCGCGAACGTGTTGTCGACGATCACGAGACACCCGCGCTTGCGCGCGATCTCCGACACCGCCGCGATGTCGACGAGCTTGAGCATCGGGTTCGTCGGCGTCTCGAGCCAGACGATCTTCGTCTCGGGGCGCAGCGCGCTCTCGAACGCGCGGAGATCGCCGAGGTCGACCTGGGTGTGGGTGATGCCGAGCGGCTTCATCACCTTGTCGAGGATGCGGAACGAGCCGCCGTACACGTCGTCGCCCGCGACGATGTGATCGCCGGGCTTCAGCACGTGCAGCAGCGTCGTCATCGCGGCGCAGCCCGAGCCGAACGCCATGCCGTGCTTGCCGCCCTCGAGCGCGGCGAGACAACGCTCGAGCGCCTGCCGCGTCGGGTTCCCGCTGCGCGAGTAGTCGAAGCCCTTGTGCTGACCGGGGCTCGGCTGCGCGAACGTGCTCGCGAGCACGATGGGCTGCATCACCGCGCCCGAGACCGGATCGGGCTCCTGGCCTGCGTGAACGGCGAGGGTGTCGATGTGGTGGCGACGATCGCTCTGCATGGTCGCGGCGGCGTAGCGCGAGGCCGCGACGGGAGGCAAGAGCGCGCGCTCACGGGGCCTGCTCGCCCTCTCCTTCGGAGCCGCGCGCTTCGCGCAGCTGGGCGGCGATCCGGTCGACGCGGGCACGCGCGTCACCCTCGGCGGCATCGAGCC is a window encoding:
- a CDS encoding cystathionine gamma-synthase, which gives rise to MQSDRRHHIDTLAVHAGQEPDPVSGAVMQPIVLASTFAQPSPGQHKGFDYSRSGNPTRQALERCLAALEGGKHGMAFGSGCAAMTTLLHVLKPGDHIVAGDDVYGGSFRILDKVMKPLGITHTQVDLGDLRAFESALRPETKIVWLETPTNPMLKLVDIAAVSEIARKRGCLVIVDNTFATPVLQRPLELGAHAVVHSTTKYLNGHSDVVGGVVITSDDELAQRVGFLQNAMGGVPGPFDCYMVLRGVKTLHLRMQRHVESARSIAAWLEAHPQVEKVHYPGLASHPQHALANRQMKGPGGMISFVVKGGMPAARALLETVEIFVCAESLGGVESLIELPAIMTHGSIPAAQRAALGIHDGLIRISCGVEAHDDLHGDLERALDAARRAS